One Deltaproteobacteria bacterium genomic window, AAAAATCCCAATGTCAGTATCGCCGTGACCGGCGGCGGGTCCGGAGTCGGGATCGCCGCCATCATCAACAAGACCACGGACCTGGCCAATTCTTCCCGCCCCATGAAAGACAGCGAGATCGCCAAGGCCAAGGCCAACGGGGTCAACCCGATCGGGGCGGTTTTTGCCGTGGATGGTCTTTCGGTGATCGTCAATCCTAAAAATACCCTCAACTCCCTGACTGTGGACCAGATCGGGCAGGTCTACCGGGGGGAACTAACCAACTGGAAGCAGGTGGGCGGCCCGGACCTGGCCGTAACCCTTTATGGCCGTCAGCCCAATTCGGGAACCTTTGTTTTCTTTCGGGAAGGCGTGGTCCGGGGGGATTACTCCGGCAAAATGAATCAGATGAACGGCAACGCCCAGATTCTGGAAGCGGTCAAGAAAGATCCCGGCGGGGTCGGTTATGTCGGTATCGGTTATGTAGTGGATGATCTGGGGAAGGTTGCCTCCGGGATCAAAGTGGTGGACGTGGCCAAAGACAGCCGCAGCAAGGCCTTCACTCCCTTGAAGCTGGAAAATATCCTTAATGGTTCTTATCCCATCTCCCGGCCCCTCTACCAATATTTTGACGGCAATAACCGGGCTAAAGTTGAAGCCTTTATTAAATACGAACTGGGTCCGGAAGGGGTGGCCGTTATTCAAAAGGATGGTTTTTATCCCCTGACCGATCAGTGGAAAAAACATAATGCCCAAATCCACTTCTAAAGAGGGGGTTCTTTCTTCTTCCCGGGGGACCGGGGATTGGAGACGGGTCCAGGACCGGATGATTTTCCGGTTCTTCCAATTCAATGGGATACTCTCCATCCTGATCCTCCTGGGGATCTTTTTCCTGCTTCTGTTT contains:
- a CDS encoding PstS family phosphate ABC transporter substrate-binding protein, whose translation is MKNLFIKGILFFMAVLIVPTIAFSANFIQVKGSDTEVNVVQRLAENFMKKNPNVSIAVTGGGSGVGIAAIINKTTDLANSSRPMKDSEIAKAKANGVNPIGAVFAVDGLSVIVNPKNTLNSLTVDQIGQVYRGELTNWKQVGGPDLAVTLYGRQPNSGTFVFFREGVVRGDYSGKMNQMNGNAQILEAVKKDPGGVGYVGIGYVVDDLGKVASGIKVVDVAKDSRSKAFTPLKLENILNGSYPISRPLYQYFDGNNRAKVEAFIKYELGPEGVAVIQKDGFYPLTDQWKKHNAQIHF